A genomic region of Xyrauchen texanus isolate HMW12.3.18 chromosome 29, RBS_HiC_50CHRs, whole genome shotgun sequence contains the following coding sequences:
- the tsen34 gene encoding tRNA-splicing endonuclease subunit Sen34, whose product MNVYRAGMDLSSSSSSSSSSSSSSSMEINEGLHARGESGPQPTEDGLIDISLCGSTPLLWRVSDVKRSRDAGVIGSLVGSLARQPRQNVRLGRPLELMQEEALVLIEETHTAAASRHTQESGDEEIHSEAVRQYEAGLESSYKEQCALALEDKKTVLRRVLNEKENGTDDSGNAIRDRLNALDQAFHFPLSAITVQLCTARTGFSYCPEERTVVSTDWPMPRDERLKTRFCVYRDLRNKGYYLTSAGKFGGDFLVYPGDPLRFHAHFIVLCISMDEQIPLCDILAIARLGSNVKKTVLLCSPQNPNESGQDEGVEGGVVYSSLQWSSMV is encoded by the exons ATGAATGTGTATCGAGCAGGGATGGacttatcatcatcatcatcatcatcatcatcatcatcatcatcatctagtATGGAAATTAACGAGGGTTTGCATGCAAGAGGCGAAAGTGGTCCTCAGCCGACAGAAGATGGTTTGATTGACATTAGTTTGTGCGGATCCACGCCTCTGTTGTGGAGGGTGTCCGATGTGAAAAGGTCCAGAGATGCGGGTGTGATCGGGTCTCTGGTGGGTTCTCTGGCCCGTCAGCCCCGGCAGAATGTGCGGCTGGGCAGACCGCTGGAGCTCATGCAGGAGGAGGCGCTGGTGCTGATAGAGGAGACGCACACTGCTGCAGCATCACGGCATACACAG GAGAGTGGAGATGAGGAGATTCATTCAGAGGCTGTGAGACAGTATGAGGCAGGTCTGGAGAGCAGTTATAAGGAGCAGTGCGCTCTGGCCCTGGAGGACAAGAAGACTGTGCTCAGGAGAGTATTGAATGAGAAAGAGAATG GCACTGATGACTCAGGCAATGCAATTAGAGACCGACTTAATGCACTGGACCAAGCTTTCCATTTCCCATTGTCGGCTATCACGGTCCAGCTCTGTACTGCCCGGACGGGCTTCAGCTACTGTCCCGAGGAGCGAACTGTTGTCTCCACTGACTGGCCAATGCCTCGAGATGAACGCTTGAAAACAAGATTCTGTGTGTACAGGGATCTGAGAAATAAAGGCTACTATCTGACCTCTGCAGGGAAGTTTGGAGGAGACTTCCTGGTGTACCCAG GTGATCCACTGCGCTTCCATGctcatttcattgtgttgtgcatCTCCATGGATGAACAGATACCGCTGTGTGACATTCTGGCTATAGCTCGTCTGGGCTCTAATGTGAAGAAAACGGTATTGCTTTGCTCTCCACAGAACCCCAATGAGTCTGGACAGGATGAGGGCGTGGAGGGGGGTGTGGTGTATTCATCGCTACAGTGGAGCTCTATGGTTTAA